A genomic stretch from Telmatocola sphagniphila includes:
- a CDS encoding cupin domain-containing protein: protein MPPGGGPPHVHSREEEGIYILEGEITFTVDGEKIVAKAVAFVNMPVGIPHSLKNESGNPAKMLIFIAPAGLKQMFFEFGVPLAKVLHELFEAFCSRSQTAFYNWKYESRSQKML, encoded by the coding sequence GTGCCACCAGGTGGCGGCCCCCCGCACGTTCATAGCCGAGAGGAAGAAGGCATCTATATTTTGGAAGGTGAGATCACATTCACGGTCGATGGCGAAAAAATCGTGGCAAAGGCCGTAGCGTTCGTCAATATGCCTGTTGGAATTCCCCACAGTTTGAAAAACGAAAGCGGCAATCCGGCGAAGATGCTGATTTTCATCGCTCCCGCAGGATTGAAGCAGATGTTTTTTGAGTTCGGCGTGCCGCTTGCCAAAGTCCTCCACGAACTATTCGAGGCGTTCTGTTCCCGTTCCCAAACAGCCTTTTACAATTGGAAGTACGAATCCCGATCTCAAAAAATGCTTTGA
- a CDS encoding PadR family transcriptional regulator — MKTDDQSLLGHALLGLIRLCQPCSGYDLRRMFAGQPMATFSDSPGSIYPALKRLERSSLVSCTVDETSQVRRRKLYRLSPQGQKALTHWLTRPITSDAVFRCMPELFLRFAFLEDCLGPRACESFLVSLADYLHQHIEMLQGHLKSHESEMSRSARLALQSGIMGYECQASWVKIALEEYRKSASGKALARSVNKS; from the coding sequence ATGAAAACCGATGATCAATCTTTGCTCGGGCACGCACTCTTGGGGTTGATTCGACTGTGTCAACCCTGCTCGGGTTACGACCTTCGCAGGATGTTTGCCGGCCAGCCTATGGCCACTTTTAGCGATAGTCCGGGTTCGATCTATCCGGCACTGAAAAGGCTTGAGCGGTCATCGTTGGTAAGTTGTACCGTCGACGAAACTTCCCAAGTGCGGAGGCGAAAGCTCTACCGACTCAGCCCCCAGGGCCAGAAGGCGTTGACGCATTGGCTCACCCGCCCCATCACTTCGGATGCTGTCTTTCGATGTATGCCAGAACTGTTTCTACGGTTTGCGTTTCTGGAGGATTGTCTCGGCCCACGCGCTTGCGAGTCCTTTTTGGTATCCTTGGCCGATTACTTGCATCAGCATATTGAAATGCTTCAAGGACACTTGAAATCACACGAATCGGAGATGTCGCGTTCTGCCCGGCTGGCTTTACAGAGTGGAATCATGGGTTACGAGTGCCAGGCTTCATGGGTCAAAATAGCACTAGAAGAATATCGGAAATCGGCCTCGGGCAAGGCATTGGCTAGGTCAGTGAATAAGAGTTAG
- a CDS encoding serine hydrolase domain-containing protein — MGRITLTFLLLIGAWATLEGYSQKAWADEDTRNRPSDELPQANPKDVGLSAEKLERVKTLVQGVVDKKQTAGVVVLIARHGKVAYLETFGKMNALTGQAMRPDAIFRIHSMSKPITTAAALLLYEEGKYKLDDPVSKYLPEFKGLRVHTRNGEEVVAAKREMTIRDLMRHTSGLTYGMPNGTAVDKMYIAKGIDGPNLSLAEMVSALGKLPLQDQPGTQFNYSVSTDVLARLIEVLSGKPIDEFLKDRVCRPLDMRDTDFIVPDDKLARFTANHGAGDKGMLKVIDDPATSRYRTRRKYLSGGGGLVSTARDYARFCQMLLQGGELQGCRLLRPETVSEMTSNQLPIEALPMKLGGFPLPGMGFGLGLSVRLDAKSVKPDPAAGEFGWNGAASTYFWVAPKSEMVVIVLQQVQPYNFTLQMSLKSAIYGAIEN; from the coding sequence ATGGGCCGTATCACTTTGACGTTTCTACTCCTGATCGGCGCATGGGCAACCTTGGAAGGTTACTCACAGAAAGCCTGGGCGGATGAAGACACGCGGAACCGGCCGTCTGACGAATTGCCGCAGGCAAATCCCAAAGACGTTGGGTTGTCGGCCGAAAAACTCGAACGTGTAAAAACTCTCGTTCAGGGGGTTGTGGACAAGAAGCAAACCGCAGGTGTAGTCGTTCTCATCGCCCGCCATGGGAAAGTTGCCTATCTGGAGACGTTCGGAAAGATGAACGCCTTAACCGGCCAGGCGATGAGGCCGGACGCCATTTTCCGGATTCACTCCATGAGTAAGCCTATTACCACCGCGGCTGCATTACTGCTGTACGAAGAAGGCAAGTACAAACTCGACGATCCGGTTTCGAAATATCTACCTGAGTTCAAGGGCCTACGAGTTCATACCAGAAATGGGGAAGAGGTTGTCGCAGCTAAACGCGAAATGACAATTCGCGATCTCATGCGGCACACTTCCGGGCTTACTTATGGGATGCCCAACGGTACTGCCGTGGACAAGATGTATATTGCCAAAGGAATTGACGGGCCTAATCTCAGCCTAGCGGAAATGGTAAGCGCCTTAGGCAAACTGCCATTACAGGATCAACCAGGAACCCAGTTCAATTACAGCGTTTCGACCGACGTGCTGGCCCGACTCATCGAAGTTCTCTCGGGGAAACCGATCGATGAATTCCTAAAGGATCGAGTCTGCCGGCCACTCGACATGCGCGACACAGACTTCATCGTCCCAGATGACAAGCTGGCGAGGTTCACGGCTAATCATGGGGCAGGCGATAAGGGTATGCTCAAAGTCATTGACGACCCAGCCACTAGCCGGTACCGGACACGACGGAAGTATCTCTCGGGCGGAGGGGGCTTGGTTTCCACGGCTCGTGACTACGCTCGATTCTGCCAAATGCTGCTGCAGGGAGGAGAGCTTCAAGGCTGTCGGTTGCTTCGTCCGGAGACAGTCAGTGAAATGACGAGCAATCAGCTCCCAATCGAAGCGTTGCCCATGAAGCTCGGTGGTTTCCCCCTGCCGGGTATGGGATTCGGCCTTGGTCTGTCAGTACGCCTGGACGCAAAATCAGTTAAGCCCGACCCGGCCGCAGGAGAGTTCGGTTGGAACGGAGCGGCCAGCACTTACTTTTGGGTCGCGCCCAAGTCAGAGATGGTAGTGATCGTTCTCCAGCAAGTGCAGCCTTACAATTTCACGCTTCAGATGTCCCTAAAATCGGCCATTTATGGGGCGATAGAGAATTGA